A region of the Zootoca vivipara chromosome 3, rZooViv1.1, whole genome shotgun sequence genome:
GCATAAGCAGCCTCATGTTATGCCCATGCTGCTCTAAGATTTTCAGAAATCAGGTGGAACAGAGGAGAAATTGCTGGGTGTCCCCAGACACATCTGTTAACAGGCTTTTATAAGGGATCTCCTCCAATCATCTGTGGAACGATTCACTTCCAAGTAACCAAACAAAGAAGCTTTGTGAACTGGATGAAACAAAGGTGATCCCTTTCTTTGTTTCAAGACATCAATGTGCTACAAGCAACTAAACTAACCCCCAATTCCCCCCTTTTTCTGCTGGGGGAAACTTGTGGGGGAAAACTACATTTGTCCCATAGACAAGACAGATGCAGAGCTTCTAAGAGACATATCAAGATCTGTACAGATTCAGTCAATCAACAACGCACAGATTAAAACCCTGACATCTTTGTACCTGTTCTGAGTCTCAAGAGAGATCTGAACATAAATGCCAGTTACATTAGTAGCCAAAGCAGCTCAAAACCAAGATGCTAGACTGAGGAGTCAAACCATTCAAATAATTTGCTCATCTCTTTTCTTTCTGTGGTACACAGAAATCCAGACCTTTCTCACAAGGTTATTTCATAATCTGCAACAGTGGGTTAAAGCATTAAAACAAGCCTCCATCCTGGTTCCTCATCCACAGAGGGCTGGACAAACCTAACACGTATGGAAATCCTTTGAGATTGTGCTTTCCCCCCTTATCCGTCCTGAATACTCTGGCTGGGGCATTCAGTCAATACCTTTTTCTGAATACGCAACCTGTATTGAACTGGTTCCATTCTTAGTTTGATAAACACTTTTAAAGAATGATTCAGGTTTTTTGGTTTACAAAAAATTACAGATTTACTCCAATTTTCAGCTGAAGAAGTTTAGAGGGTATTTGCTTTAGAGAACCTTAAGGGACACACAATTTGATTAGAAATAAACAGGACTGGAAGAGTAATTCCTTCCTACAAGCCCCTGCTATTGATGGTAAATAAAAGGGAAGCATCCCAATTCACTTAGAATGAATTATTCCAGCACTGTTTTCACAATGACCTTATAAAAAAGTTAATCTCATGTTCAAATGTTTTAAGAAAAGCTCTTGTACTTGCCCTGTTTGCATTATAGTACAAGACAACAAGGTATCTGTTGCACACATTGAATCCTGACAGATGGTCACAAGCATTCTTGGCATCAAAGATATCTTCATAAACAACGTAGGCTGTACCTCTAGTCTCAGGAGTATTTCctctttaacaaaaaacaaaacaaaaaaattaatcttAAGATAAGAAAAATATCATGTTGATATTGACACCTGTTTGTTGTAGTCATCTGTTACATTCTGACCCTAGTAAAGGCAGTGACATCAATCCTATGCTGTCTCACTTGGAGGTAAACCCAATGAAACTGTGCATTAGATTGGGCTGCGTAAGATATGCCTATGACAATTTTCTCACAACGAATTGCTCCCTTTTGGGTCTATTAATTATCCCccgttaaaaaacaaaaacccaaacccaaacatACACACAACCAAAACTCTCTACATAGTTCTAATATTTTCACTGACATTTGCCCAATGGAATATCCTACATATTATATATGTCTCTATGTGCATTGCCCATATTGGTTTGTTCCCCGGACAGAATTCAAATCAAGTGGTTGCTTGATTTTAGATTGAAAGCCACAATAATGATATGTCAGTCAACTAGAAAGCTACTTGACATAAGTAAGAAAATTCTAATTTCTATGCTTAGTTTGGCAACGTACAACAGACTTACACTCTGATTTGTCGAATTGGTCCATATTTTCCAAAAATGTCATACATTTCTTCTGCTGTGATTTTATAAGGTAAGTTTCTGATATATAAAATTCGATTCACTTCAGGGGGGAGACGGATCTAGAGTTGGTAAAAATTACAAATCAGAAACAAATTAGCAACATGATTTCTTTGTATGGTATGTATATatgtaatcatagaattgttttaaatttggcactgcggagggttggactagatgaccctcaggggtcttTCCAACTAtgcaattctatgactctgcCTTGTTGCGAGTGCTATCCAGCTCATCCCCAGCCAGCTTTGCTAACAGAAAAAGCACGACTGATGGTCTCTACatcggagaaaggttggagggtgtGTAGTTATGTgatccctgagccaaggaaaagcgcaactatacaacctttagaacagggatccccaaactgtggccctccagatgttttggcctacaactcccatgatccctagctaacaggaccagtggtcatggatgatgggaattgtagtccaaaacatctggagggccgaagtttgggaatgcctgctttagaagataTTCCAAGGTGGCCCTGAATGGGGaagtttttagatgttttatttcaatcaatcaaccaaACAACATTTACTGGCACACAGAGAGGACAGGACCATACCAGTCAACAAATGAAATTGGCCTCTGTTCACAAGAGGAGATGGTCCGGGAGAAAAACCATAGAGGCCTAGTAggggtttaatgttttattgtgtttttatatatgttggaagccacccagagtggctggggcaagcttGTCAGGTAGGTGAGGAgagaaataacaacaataataatggcaGTCCCACAATATATGGGGGTGCCCCTCAGGGCCCAAAGGCTAATAATACAAATGGTAGCCCCACAACATATGGGGGTGCATCCCCAGAGTCCGAagtaggctaataataataatgctcacaACATATAGGGGTGCCCCCGAGCCCGAaggctaattaataataataataataatgacagccCCACAACATATGGGGTGCCCCCAAAGCCCGAagaaggctaataataataatgacagccCCACAACATATGGGGTGCCCCCAAAGCCcgaaggctaataataataatggcagcccCACAACATATGGGAGTACACACTGCCCGCCCCCAGCCCGAAGGAGGCTATCCCGGCGGACCCACTTTACGCCTTTTCCCACGTGACGCCCCCTCCTGAATGTCCCAAAGGTGGAGGAGAAAGAGGCGCAGAACCAGTCGCGGCAGGCGGcgagagggtgggggggagcagaTAGGAGAAGAAGTCGGAAGCGAGTAAAGAGCATCCGACGTAGAAAATGGCCGAGCGCGCCCCGGCCCCGCCACGCacaggagaaagggaaagggggggtccCAGCTTACATTGGCGCGTTTCGCCGCTTGCATCGCCATGGCGGCGGCCTTGTGTGGgaagctgctgccgctgctgaggAATACGAGAGCGTCGTCGGGGCCGCGACTGACCAAGCGAGAGGACCGCGAAGCCTCAGTACAGCCACAACCCCGTCCTGCGCCTGCGCCGGAAGAAGGCGCGCGGGAAACATCCGCTTGGCTTCGCCTCTCTCCTCTCTCGCTCTCCCGGATATGACGCACGACTTCCGATGCTCCGCCATAAGAGTGGCTGGCGATGGGGTGGATAATCTAGAGCGgatcctgttgctgctgctccccccctttcttcttttttgtgtgtggaaaaaccTGCTTAAGTCCAAAGCTCAGCTGCAAAAGGAGGCAACTTACTGTCGGAGAAAAAAAAGTTAACCacataaggacccacaaaggggagggaggaagtccGTGGGAACTTAtgtaattcttgttttgttttgtttttgatgttaAAATTGGGGTTCCGTGGATATCTGATAATTTTctctgattgcattacctggccattcttttgtgtttcagtttaaaaaaattaaagtgatacagaaaaagaagaaggaaaagtgagagcggagaggagagaaaaacaacaatagcATAAAAACGAAAAtataccaaaaaaaaagcaatataTGCTATTCCCACACATTCTTGTATAAATTGGTATAGTGTTTTTGCTCGAGTGCTTATGTAAATGCTAATAGCCTACTAAATTTTGCATAAACAAATATTATCGTATTTATCCATACAGAGTCTGCGCCTGTAAGCAGTCAGTTCATAAATTGTCATTGATGTCATATTGTCAGTCCATTGATTGAAGATAAACCATactcttatttttccaattcctcaGTATCAATCTTTACGCCATCATTAAGGCATGGAAAATCCATTTCCGTTGTCCCGTTGATAATTTCCATACTGCAGGTATATAGTTCAATAAAATATTCTCCGCTGAAAGATTTAACTTTTTCTGCACAGTCATATAGTTGCACAAAGCTTGTTAAGTAAAGAGCACTGTGCAAACGTGTTTCAGAGACACGTTTCAGAAAACCAGAAATGATATGATTTAGCCACAAGAGGGCAGCCACAGAGCGTATTGTCGATTAAATGCTTTGAGAGTATTATTCCGCCAGGTGTCGCTGCCGCAAGCCTGCGCGGGAATTTTTGGATTTCCGCCTACGGTCAGCAGCACAGACTTAACAATAGCAATAATGCAAGACTGATAACTCCAttggttcatagctgtcaagctttccctctgggtatagggtggtatacgaattcaatcaatcaatcaatcaatcaatcaatcaatcaatcaatacccACTCTTGTCACTGAAAgatctccaagtgacttacagaatatataaagatattctttggcgatcacttgtagccgagtaagaatgtcttccataaacacagttttaacaatgagtccgtaagtgactctggaagacaattctggatccacacgtccttccacagtggggacattggtttccgggtgggagttgatcacagtgtggatttgccaagtgtgccttcctcttaacacgttgctcccttgtgtcctgagttagagtgtcttcaaagcccatgatacctttggtaaaggctgttctccaactggagcactcacaggctagtgtttcccagttgtcagtgtttatactaccatACACTTTTTAAGATTTTCCTTGAGaccgtctttaaacctctcttgttgaccaccagccatacactttcaatttttaagttcggaatagagtagttgctttggaagacgctcatcaggcatccacacaacatgaccagtccaacgcagttgatgttgaagaataattgcttcaacactggtgatatttgcttcttccagtacactgatattagtttgcctgtcttccaaagtgatgtgtacaatttttcggagacactgttggtggaatctttcgaggagttggagatggcgtttataagtggtccatgtttcacaagcatatagtaaggttggtagtacaagcATTTTGGTATCCCTGCAATTGtccctcaaacactctgcacttcaatcgtgAGAaagcagagctcaggcgatgctggatttcagcatcaatgttggcccttgtggaaatataactgcctaggtaggaggaGTCatcgacattttccaatgttacaccattgagttggatttgtggcgctgcagagagGTTATTTTGTACGTACTTatttggtgcagcactttggttttttggatgttgagtgataggccaagcttttcgtaagcttctgcaaagatatttaggatggtttggaggtcatcgtCTGAGCGT
Encoded here:
- the SF3B6 gene encoding splicing factor 3B subunit 6 gives rise to the protein MAMQAAKRANIRLPPEVNRILYIRNLPYKITAEEMYDIFGKYGPIRQIRVGNTPETRGTAYVVYEDIFDAKNACDHLSGFNVCNRYLVVLYYNANRAFQKMDTKKKEEQLKLLKEKYGINTDPPK